Proteins from a single region of Salipiger sp. H15:
- a CDS encoding SufE family protein, giving the protein MAQAGFEELVEDFEFLEDWEDRYRTVIELGKAMDPLPEALKVPATKVEGCASQVWLHLTWEEGRLHFEGESDAMIVRGLIAVLHRLYDGLTPGEVGAIDARAELGRLGLNEHLSAQRSNGLRAMVERIREQAAAAA; this is encoded by the coding sequence ATGGCACAGGCAGGTTTCGAGGAACTGGTCGAGGATTTCGAATTCCTCGAGGATTGGGAAGACCGCTACCGCACGGTGATCGAGCTCGGCAAGGCGATGGACCCGCTGCCCGAGGCGCTGAAGGTGCCCGCCACCAAGGTCGAGGGCTGCGCCAGCCAGGTCTGGCTGCACCTGACCTGGGAGGAGGGACGGCTGCATTTCGAGGGCGAGAGCGACGCGATGATCGTGCGCGGCCTGATCGCCGTGCTGCACCGCCTCTACGACGGGCTGACGCCGGGCGAGGTGGGCGCGATCGACGCCCGCGCCGAGCTGGGTCGCCTCGGCCTCAACGAGCATCTTTCCGCCCAGCGGTCCAACGGGTTGCGGGCCATGGTGGAGCGGATCCGCGAGCAGGCCGCCGCCGCCGCCTGA
- the frr gene encoding ribosome recycling factor — MSEEFELDTADLQRRMDGAMANLRTEFASLRTGRASASMLEPVHVEAYGQMTPINQVGTVNVPEPRMVTINVWDRGLVGKVEKAIRESGLGINPQLNGTIIMLPIPELNEERRRELTKVAGQYAEHARVSIRNVRRDGMDQIKKAKADGMSEDDQKLWESEVQDLTDNYIKKVDAALETKQEEIMQV, encoded by the coding sequence ATGTCTGAAGAATTCGAACTCGACACCGCCGATCTCCAGCGCCGCATGGATGGTGCGATGGCCAACCTGCGCACCGAATTCGCCTCGCTGCGGACCGGCCGCGCCTCTGCCTCGATGCTCGAGCCCGTGCACGTCGAGGCCTATGGCCAGATGACCCCGATCAACCAGGTCGGCACGGTCAACGTGCCCGAGCCGCGCATGGTCACGATCAACGTCTGGGACCGCGGCCTTGTCGGCAAGGTCGAGAAGGCCATCCGCGAGAGCGGCCTCGGCATCAACCCGCAGCTCAACGGCACGATCATCATGCTGCCGATCCCCGAGCTGAACGAGGAGCGCCGCCGCGAGCTGACCAAGGTCGCCGGCCAGTACGCCGAGCACGCCCGGGTCTCGATCCGCAACGTGCGCCGCGACGGCATGGACCAGATCAAGAAGGCCAAGGCCGACGGCATGTCCGAGGACGACCAGAAGCTCTGGGAATCCGAGGTGCAGGATCTGACCGACAACTACATCAAGAAGGTCGACGCCGCGCTGGAGACCAAGCAGGAAGAGATCATGCAGGTCTGA
- a CDS encoding isoprenyl transferase, whose amino-acid sequence MPKPIRDGKGPRHVAIIMDGNGRWATQRGRPRLFGHHAGAKRVREIVEACPDAGVKYLTIFAFSTENWKRTQTEVAGLMSLFRRYIQKEARALHAENVRVRFIGDRVKLDRKLITLMDELEVMTAGCTGVNLTIAINYGGRDEVARATQRLAQDVADGKLRPEDVNEETLPKYLDTCVLPDPDLVIRTSGEARISNFLLWQSAYAEYEFVDTLWPDFSAEEFSSLIGSYGMRERRYGGVKA is encoded by the coding sequence ATGCCCAAACCGATCCGAGACGGCAAAGGCCCGCGCCACGTGGCCATCATCATGGACGGCAACGGCCGCTGGGCGACCCAGAGGGGGCGCCCGCGGCTGTTCGGCCACCATGCCGGCGCCAAGCGGGTGCGCGAAATCGTCGAAGCCTGCCCCGATGCGGGGGTCAAGTACCTGACGATCTTCGCCTTCTCGACCGAGAACTGGAAGCGGACCCAGACCGAGGTGGCGGGGCTCATGAGCCTCTTCCGCCGCTACATCCAGAAGGAGGCGCGCGCGCTTCACGCCGAGAACGTGCGCGTGCGCTTCATCGGCGACCGGGTGAAGCTGGACCGCAAGCTGATCACCCTGATGGACGAGCTCGAGGTGATGACCGCGGGCTGCACCGGGGTGAACCTGACCATCGCGATCAACTACGGCGGCCGCGACGAGGTCGCCCGGGCGACGCAGCGGCTGGCGCAGGATGTCGCCGACGGCAAGCTGCGCCCCGAGGACGTCAACGAAGAGACCTTGCCCAAGTACCTTGATACCTGCGTGCTGCCCGACCCGGACCTGGTGATCCGCACCTCGGGCGAGGCGCGCATCTCGAACTTCCTGCTCTGGCAGTCGGCCTACGCGGAATACGAGTTCGTCGACACGCTCTGGCCGGATTTCTCGGCCGAGGAGTTCTCGTCCCTGATCGGCAGCTACGGCATGCGCGAGCGCCGCTACGGCGGTGTGAAGGCATGA
- a CDS encoding phosphatidate cytidylyltransferase, with product MSSARWSDLGPRMASAAVLIVVALICVWLGGIWWRLAISLACGGMVWELVNMVDTNRRRSARVLALVAGVCALASVYLPPAFALPLLLLPSMAGLGQMERGGVTYAVFTAMIMLAGYGIMSLRSDFGLTWMLWMVCVVVVTDVAGYFAGRAIGGPKLWPRVSPKKTWSGATAGWIGAGIVGAIFAALSREAGFGLVGVSVAISMASQIGDIAESAIKRRAGVKDSSNLLPGHGGLLDRFDGMLGAALFLLIAGQIVDFPPGVE from the coding sequence ATGAGCTCGGCCCGCTGGAGCGATCTTGGCCCGCGCATGGCGTCGGCCGCCGTGCTCATCGTCGTCGCGCTGATCTGCGTCTGGCTGGGCGGCATCTGGTGGCGGCTCGCCATCTCGCTGGCCTGCGGCGGCATGGTCTGGGAACTGGTGAACATGGTCGACACCAACCGGCGCAGGTCGGCACGGGTGCTGGCGCTGGTCGCCGGGGTCTGCGCGCTGGCCTCGGTCTACCTGCCTCCCGCCTTCGCGCTGCCGCTGCTGCTGCTTCCCTCGATGGCCGGCCTCGGCCAGATGGAGCGGGGCGGGGTGACCTACGCGGTCTTCACCGCGATGATCATGCTCGCCGGTTACGGCATCATGTCGCTGCGCTCGGACTTCGGGCTGACCTGGATGCTCTGGATGGTCTGCGTGGTCGTGGTGACCGACGTCGCGGGCTATTTCGCCGGGCGCGCCATCGGCGGGCCCAAGCTCTGGCCGCGCGTCAGCCCCAAGAAGACCTGGTCCGGCGCCACCGCCGGCTGGATCGGCGCGGGCATCGTCGGCGCGATCTTCGCGGCGCTCTCGCGCGAGGCGGGCTTCGGGCTGGTCGGCGTGTCGGTCGCCATCTCCATGGCCAGCCAGATCGGCGACATCGCCGAAAGCGCGATCAAGCGCCGGGCCGGGGTCAAGGACAGCTCGAACCTGCTGCCCGGCCATGGCGGCCTGCTCGACCGTTTCGACGGCATGCTGGGGGCGGCGCTCTTCCTGCTGATCGCGGGGCAGATCGTCGACTTCCCCCCCGGGGTCGAGTGA
- the dxr gene encoding 1-deoxy-D-xylulose-5-phosphate reductoisomerase codes for MRRISIFGATGSIGQNTLDLIARAPESYHVVALTGGNNVAQLAQDARKFGAELAVTADPALLPELRARLEGSAVEAEAGPEAIVEAASRQADWVMSAIVGAAGLAPGLKALEKGATLALANKESMVCAGPLVLRTAQAHDGRVLPVDSEHSAVFQALIGEDITRVERVIITASGGAFRDWPVEKLAEATPEQAATHPNWAMGQRITIDSASMFNKALEVIETKEFFGLDPAKIEVVVHPESMIHALVGFCDGALMAHLGPPDMRHAIGFALHHPQRGALPVERLDLVKLSQLTFRPACETRWPALRLAREVMAAGGLSGAVFNAAKEQALDDFIARRIGFQDMAVIVEETLSRLSSDSALTSAEITLDNVRAADHLARRTARELMLQHH; via the coding sequence ATGAGACGCATTTCGATCTTCGGCGCGACCGGCTCGATCGGTCAGAACACGCTCGACCTCATCGCGCGCGCGCCGGAAAGCTATCACGTGGTCGCCCTGACCGGTGGCAACAACGTCGCGCAACTCGCTCAGGACGCACGGAAATTTGGCGCCGAACTGGCGGTGACCGCGGACCCGGCGCTGCTGCCCGAACTGCGCGCGCGGCTCGAGGGCTCCGCTGTCGAGGCGGAGGCCGGACCCGAGGCGATCGTCGAGGCGGCGAGCCGTCAGGCCGACTGGGTGATGTCGGCGATCGTCGGCGCGGCGGGTCTCGCGCCGGGGCTGAAGGCGCTCGAGAAGGGCGCGACGCTGGCGCTGGCAAACAAAGAAAGCATGGTCTGCGCGGGACCGCTGGTGCTGCGCACGGCGCAGGCCCATGACGGCCGCGTGCTGCCGGTCGACAGCGAGCATTCGGCGGTCTTCCAGGCGCTGATCGGCGAGGACATAACCCGCGTCGAGCGGGTGATCATCACCGCCTCGGGCGGCGCCTTCCGCGACTGGCCGGTCGAGAAGCTGGCCGAGGCGACGCCGGAACAGGCCGCCACCCATCCCAACTGGGCGATGGGCCAGCGGATCACGATCGACTCCGCCTCGATGTTCAACAAGGCGCTGGAAGTCATCGAGACCAAAGAGTTTTTCGGACTCGACCCGGCAAAGATCGAGGTCGTCGTCCACCCCGAGAGCATGATCCACGCGCTGGTCGGCTTCTGCGACGGCGCGCTGATGGCGCATCTCGGCCCGCCCGACATGCGCCATGCCATCGGCTTTGCACTGCACCATCCGCAGCGCGGCGCGCTGCCGGTCGAGCGGCTCGACCTCGTCAAGCTCTCGCAGCTGACCTTCCGCCCCGCCTGCGAGACGCGCTGGCCGGCGCTGCGGCTGGCGCGCGAGGTGATGGCGGCGGGCGGTCTTTCCGGCGCGGTGTTCAACGCCGCCAAGGAGCAGGCGCTCGACGATTTCATCGCGCGGCGCATCGGCTTCCAGGACATGGCGGTGATCGTCGAGGAGACGCTTTCCCGGCTTTCCTCCGACAGCGCGCTCACAAGCGCCGAAATCACCCTTGATAACGTGCGCGCGGCTGACCATCTCGCTCGGAGGACCGCGCGCGAGCTGATGCTGCAGCACCATTGA
- the rseP gene encoding RIP metalloprotease RseP translates to MEITQLIPQFGGAIWTLLAFVIALSVIVAIHEYGHYIVGRWSGIHADVFSLGFGPVLFSRVDKRGTRWQVAALPFGGYVKFKGDDTAASGTSDAAALEAMSAEERRQTMTGAPLWARAATVAAGPVFNFALTIALFTGLFMVQGQVSEPLTVGQLRPMPSVQELQEGDVLLEIDGTPTPSFEDSEGFEAFLKALPLQNSLTYTVERAGSRQEVNGPYVYPPLVSQVVPRSAANEAGMEPGDVIMAIDGVPIFAFDQLKQRVESSDGATLGLEVWREGEILDLALTPKRTDEPLPDGGYHAVYRIGIVGGIFFEPATETVGPVDAMKGAVSRTYSIAAGSLSGLWHMIAGNISSCNLSGPIGIAETSGAMASQGGQSFLTFIAVLSTAVGLLNLFPVPVLDGGHLVFFAYEAVTGKPPSERALRALMSVGLALILGMMVFALSNDLFCP, encoded by the coding sequence TTGGAGATCACCCAGCTGATTCCGCAATTCGGGGGCGCCATCTGGACGCTGCTGGCATTTGTCATCGCGCTGTCGGTGATCGTCGCGATCCACGAATACGGCCACTACATCGTCGGCCGCTGGTCCGGGATCCACGCGGACGTCTTCTCGCTCGGCTTCGGCCCGGTGCTGTTCAGCCGCGTCGACAAGCGCGGCACGCGCTGGCAGGTCGCCGCGCTGCCCTTCGGCGGCTACGTGAAGTTCAAGGGCGACGACACCGCCGCCAGCGGCACCTCCGATGCCGCCGCGCTCGAGGCGATGAGCGCCGAGGAACGCCGCCAGACCATGACCGGCGCACCGCTCTGGGCCCGTGCCGCCACCGTCGCCGCCGGGCCGGTGTTCAACTTCGCGCTGACCATCGCGCTCTTCACCGGCCTCTTCATGGTGCAGGGGCAGGTCTCCGAGCCGCTCACCGTCGGCCAGCTGCGCCCGATGCCGAGCGTGCAGGAGCTGCAGGAGGGCGACGTGCTGCTCGAGATCGACGGCACCCCCACGCCCTCCTTCGAGGACTCCGAGGGCTTCGAAGCCTTCCTCAAGGCGCTGCCGCTGCAGAACTCGCTGACCTACACGGTCGAGCGCGCCGGCAGCCGGCAGGAGGTGAACGGCCCCTATGTCTACCCGCCGCTGGTCTCGCAGGTCGTGCCGCGCTCGGCCGCCAACGAGGCGGGAATGGAGCCGGGCGACGTCATCATGGCGATCGACGGCGTGCCGATCTTCGCCTTCGACCAGCTCAAGCAGCGGGTGGAAAGCTCGGACGGCGCGACGCTGGGGCTGGAGGTCTGGCGCGAGGGCGAGATCCTCGACCTTGCCCTCACCCCCAAGCGCACCGACGAGCCGCTGCCCGATGGCGGCTACCACGCGGTCTACCGGATCGGCATCGTCGGCGGCATCTTCTTCGAGCCCGCGACCGAGACCGTGGGCCCCGTCGACGCGATGAAGGGCGCGGTGAGCCGCACCTACAGCATCGCCGCCGGCTCGCTCTCGGGACTCTGGCACATGATCGCGGGCAACATCTCGTCCTGCAACCTCTCGGGCCCGATCGGCATCGCCGAGACCTCGGGCGCCATGGCCTCGCAGGGCGGGCAGAGCTTCCTGACCTTCATCGCGGTGCTCTCGACCGCGGTGGGCCTGCTCAACCTCTTCCCGGTGCCGGTGCTCGACGGCGGGCACCTCGTGTTCTTCGCCTACGAGGCGGTGACCGGCAAGCCGCCGTCGGAGCGGGCGTTGCGCGCGCTGATGTCGGTGGGCCTGGCGCTGATCCTCGGCATGATGGTCTTTGCGCTCAGCAACGATCTCTTCTGCCCCTGA
- the bamA gene encoding outer membrane protein assembly factor BamA, with product MSIGQKSGRPRGKSYAHRAGVSALALSLAAAVAFTALPEMVQAQSYAFNDVRIEGNERIESGTILSYAGIARGETVSAGELNSAYQRIVDSGLFETVEITPQGNTLVIQVTEFPTVNQIAFEGNRRLKDEDLAGIVKTQSRRVYSPRQAEQDAQAVADAYLQQGRIAAQVTPKLIRRSNNRVDLVFEIFEGGVTEVERIGFIGNQAFSDGRLRRVIQTKQAGLLRPVIRSDTYIEDRIAFDRQLLQDFYASRGYVDFRVTGVNAELSQERDSYFLTFNVEEGQKFNFGRIGVASELPEVNVEAFRNALSLKTGRAYSPAEVDKEIVRLERLATKQGLNFVRIDPQVTRNDRNQTLDVTFNLTRGPRIFVERIDIEGNTTTLDQVVRREFDTAEGDPFNPRAIREAAERIRALGYFSDAQVNAREGSTPQQVIVDVNVTEKPTGSIGFGGSYSTSDGLGASISFAEQNFLGRGQKLSFGINTASSTQSYNFNFVEPAFLGRDVAFGLALSYRETSYDSADYDTATGIFRPSLTFPISDNGRLALRYTYRYTDIIDYEEDQVGNVVISEAEEDARNDNMLGYTLSYDTRREGLDPNKGYLLEFGQDFGGLGSDNNFIQTDVRAVAQTLVWNEEITLRATFQAGAIHYLEGDSRVTDRYMMTENIMRGFEYAGIGPREYNKDEDVDSPLGGNYYAALRFDAEFPLGLPEEYGIRGGVFYDIGSVWGLSDETIEKAGDNEILYQDFSARSAVGVSLFWDSVLGPLRLNFSTPVSKEDHDYEQNFSLSVSSTF from the coding sequence ATGAGCATCGGGCAGAAGTCGGGCAGGCCCCGCGGCAAATCTTACGCACATCGCGCAGGCGTTTCGGCGCTTGCGCTCTCGCTTGCGGCAGCGGTGGCCTTCACCGCGCTGCCCGAGATGGTGCAGGCACAATCCTACGCGTTCAACGACGTTCGCATCGAAGGCAACGAGCGGATCGAATCCGGCACCATCCTGAGCTACGCCGGGATCGCCCGGGGCGAGACGGTCAGCGCGGGCGAGCTGAACTCGGCCTACCAGCGGATCGTCGACTCCGGCCTCTTCGAGACCGTCGAGATCACCCCGCAGGGCAACACGCTGGTGATCCAGGTCACCGAGTTCCCGACGGTCAATCAGATCGCCTTCGAGGGCAACCGCCGCCTGAAGGACGAGGACCTCGCCGGCATCGTCAAGACCCAGTCGCGCCGCGTCTACAGCCCCCGCCAGGCTGAGCAGGACGCCCAGGCCGTCGCCGACGCCTACCTGCAGCAGGGCCGCATCGCCGCGCAGGTGACGCCGAAGCTCATCCGCCGCTCGAACAACCGGGTCGACCTCGTCTTCGAGATCTTCGAGGGCGGCGTGACCGAGGTCGAGCGCATCGGCTTCATCGGCAACCAGGCCTTCTCGGACGGTCGCCTGCGCCGGGTCATCCAGACCAAGCAGGCCGGCCTGCTGCGCCCGGTGATCCGCAGCGACACCTACATCGAGGACCGCATCGCCTTCGACCGCCAGCTGCTGCAGGATTTCTACGCCTCGCGCGGCTACGTCGATTTCCGCGTGACCGGCGTCAATGCCGAGCTTTCCCAGGAACGCGACAGCTATTTCCTGACCTTCAACGTCGAGGAAGGGCAGAAGTTCAACTTCGGCCGCATCGGCGTCGCGAGCGAGCTGCCCGAGGTCAACGTCGAGGCCTTCCGCAACGCGCTCAGCCTGAAGACCGGCCGGGCCTATTCGCCGGCCGAGGTCGACAAGGAGATCGTCCGGCTCGAGCGTCTCGCCACCAAGCAGGGGCTCAACTTCGTCCGCATCGACCCGCAGGTCACCCGCAACGACCGCAACCAGACGCTGGACGTCACCTTCAACCTGACCCGCGGCCCGCGCATCTTCGTCGAGCGCATCGACATCGAGGGCAACACCACCACGCTCGACCAGGTGGTTCGCCGCGAGTTCGACACCGCCGAGGGTGATCCCTTCAACCCGCGCGCCATCCGCGAGGCGGCAGAGCGCATCCGCGCGCTCGGCTATTTCTCGGACGCGCAGGTGAACGCCCGCGAGGGCTCGACCCCGCAGCAGGTCATCGTCGACGTGAACGTCACCGAGAAGCCCACCGGCTCGATCGGTTTCGGCGGCTCCTACTCGACGAGCGACGGCCTCGGCGCCTCGATCTCCTTCGCCGAGCAGAACTTCCTCGGCCGCGGCCAGAAGCTGTCCTTCGGCATCAACACCGCGTCGAGCACCCAGAGCTACAACTTCAACTTCGTCGAACCGGCCTTCCTTGGCCGCGACGTCGCCTTCGGCCTTGCGCTCAGCTACCGCGAGACCTCGTATGACAGCGCCGATTACGACACCGCGACCGGCATCTTCCGGCCCAGCCTGACCTTCCCGATCTCGGACAACGGTCGCCTCGCGCTGCGCTACACCTACCGTTACACCGACATCATCGACTACGAGGAAGACCAGGTCGGCAACGTCGTGATCTCGGAAGCCGAGGAAGACGCGCGCAACGACAACATGCTGGGCTACACGCTCAGCTACGACACCCGCCGCGAGGGGCTCGACCCCAACAAGGGTTACCTGCTCGAGTTCGGCCAGGACTTCGGCGGGCTCGGCAGCGACAACAACTTCATCCAGACCGATGTCCGCGCCGTCGCGCAGACGCTGGTCTGGAACGAGGAGATCACCCTGCGCGCCACGTTCCAGGCCGGGGCGATCCACTACCTCGAGGGCGACAGCCGCGTGACCGACCGCTACATGATGACCGAGAACATCATGCGCGGCTTCGAATACGCAGGCATCGGCCCGCGCGAGTACAACAAGGACGAGGACGTCGACTCGCCGCTCGGCGGCAACTACTACGCCGCGCTGCGCTTCGACGCGGAATTCCCGCTTGGCCTGCCCGAGGAATACGGCATCCGCGGCGGCGTCTTCTACGACATCGGCTCGGTCTGGGGCCTGTCGGACGAGACGATCGAGAAGGCCGGCGACAACGAGATCCTCTACCAGGACTTCAGCGCCCGCTCCGCGGTCGGCGTCTCGCTCTTCTGGGACTCGGTCCTCGGGCCGCTGCGCCTGAACTTCTCGACCCCTGTGTCGAAGGAAGATCATGACTACGAGCAGAACTTCAGCCTCTCGGTGTCGAGCACGTTCTGA
- a CDS encoding OmpH family outer membrane protein, with translation MRQGIVQSPILTVEIDRLYAESDFGKQVSQLLEQTGTEIAAENRRIEAELTAEEKTLTEKRKTTESASFRKLADAFDKKVQELRDAQDSKARTLGNLSEERRREFISKAEPVLAELMRDAGASVILDQRTVFLSSNVIDITDTAIARMNEVLPEPEPLPDLTGTPPAQVPDPQGTPAQP, from the coding sequence ATGCGTCAGGGCATCGTCCAGAGCCCGATCCTGACCGTCGAGATCGACCGGCTCTACGCCGAGAGCGATTTCGGCAAGCAGGTCTCGCAACTGCTCGAGCAGACCGGCACAGAGATCGCAGCCGAGAACCGCCGCATCGAGGCCGAGCTGACCGCCGAGGAAAAGACCCTCACCGAGAAGCGCAAGACCACGGAGTCCGCGAGCTTCCGCAAGCTGGCCGACGCCTTCGACAAGAAGGTGCAGGAACTGCGCGACGCGCAGGACAGCAAGGCGCGCACGCTCGGCAACCTCTCCGAGGAGCGCCGCCGCGAGTTCATCTCCAAGGCCGAGCCCGTGCTTGCCGAGCTCATGCGCGACGCAGGCGCCAGCGTCATCCTCGACCAGCGCACGGTCTTCCTGTCGTCCAACGTGATCGACATCACCGACACCGCGATCGCGCGCATGAACGAGGTTCTGCCCGAGCCCGAGCCGCTGCCCGACCTGACCGGCACGCCCCCGGCGCAAGTCCCTGATCCCCAGGGCACGCCGGCCCAGCCCTGA
- the fabZ gene encoding 3-hydroxyacyl-ACP dehydratase FabZ yields the protein MTETLLSADIQLIQRILPHRYPFLLVDRVEEIDGTTSAVGIKNVTMNEPHFQGHFPGLPIMPGVTIVEAMAQTTAVMVGTALDLADKDLKVYFMGIDKCKFRRKVVPGDVLKMKVRTLRGKPGGKVWKFEGIAEVDGELACEAEFTAMMDLPA from the coding sequence ATGACCGAGACGCTCCTCAGCGCTGACATCCAGCTGATCCAGCGCATCCTGCCGCATCGCTATCCGTTCCTGCTCGTCGATCGGGTCGAAGAGATCGACGGCACCACCTCGGCCGTCGGGATCAAGAACGTCACGATGAACGAGCCGCATTTCCAGGGGCACTTCCCGGGCCTGCCGATCATGCCCGGCGTCACCATCGTCGAGGCCATGGCGCAGACCACCGCGGTCATGGTGGGCACCGCGCTCGACCTCGCGGACAAGGACCTCAAGGTCTATTTCATGGGCATCGACAAGTGCAAGTTCCGCCGCAAGGTGGTGCCGGGCGACGTGCTCAAGATGAAGGTGCGCACCCTGCGCGGCAAGCCGGGCGGCAAGGTCTGGAAGTTCGAGGGCATCGCCGAGGTCGATGGCGAACTGGCCTGCGAGGCCGAGTTCACCGCAATGATGGACCTGCCGGCGTGA
- the lpxA gene encoding acyl-ACP--UDP-N-acetylglucosamine O-acyltransferase codes for MSATVIHPSAYVEEGAQIGEGCRIGPFCHVGPEVVLAANVELKSHVVVTGRTEIGEDTVIFPFAVIGEIPQDLKFRGEKTALIIGKRNRIREHVTMNSGTEGGGGVTRVGDDGLFMAGCHVAHDAQVGDRVILVNNSALAGHCVIEDDVIVGGLSGVHQWVRIGRGAIIGAVTMVTNDVIPYGLVQAPRGKLDGLNLVGLKRRGVSRSDITALRAAFQMLAQGEGAFAERAKRLGDETESEYVREIVDFILGDSDRHFLTPG; via the coding sequence GTGAGCGCGACCGTCATCCACCCCAGCGCCTATGTCGAAGAGGGCGCGCAGATCGGCGAGGGCTGCAGGATCGGCCCGTTCTGTCATGTCGGACCCGAGGTGGTGCTGGCGGCAAACGTCGAGCTGAAGAGCCACGTGGTGGTCACCGGCCGCACCGAGATCGGCGAGGACACGGTGATCTTCCCCTTCGCGGTGATCGGCGAGATCCCCCAGGACCTGAAGTTCCGCGGCGAGAAGACCGCGCTCATCATCGGCAAGCGCAACCGCATCCGCGAGCACGTGACGATGAACTCGGGCACCGAGGGCGGCGGCGGCGTGACCCGCGTCGGCGACGACGGGCTCTTCATGGCCGGCTGCCACGTGGCGCATGACGCGCAGGTCGGCGACCGGGTGATCCTGGTGAACAACTCGGCGCTGGCCGGGCATTGCGTGATCGAGGACGACGTGATCGTCGGCGGGCTCTCGGGCGTGCACCAGTGGGTGCGCATCGGGCGCGGCGCGATCATCGGCGCGGTCACCATGGTGACCAACGATGTCATTCCGTATGGCCTCGTGCAGGCGCCGCGCGGCAAGCTCGACGGGCTCAACCTCGTCGGCCTCAAGCGCCGCGGCGTGAGCCGTTCGGACATCACCGCGCTGCGCGCCGCCTTCCAGATGCTGGCGCAGGGCGAGGGGGCCTTTGCCGAGCGCGCCAAGCGCCTCGGGGACGAGACCGAAAGCGAGTACGTGCGCGAGATCGTCGACTTCATCCTCGGCGACAGCGACCGTCACTTCCTGACGCCGGGCTGA
- the lpxI gene encoding UDP-2,3-diacylglucosamine diphosphatase LpxI (LpxI, functionally equivalent to LpxH, replaces it in LPS biosynthesis in a minority of bacteria.): protein MLALIAGQGDLPRAVTGALPEPALICAMESSPPNRVVPDHLFRVEQLGSFLRWLKAQGVTRVCMCGAVGRPEIRLSRLDLPTILLLPKILRALKRGDDGALRIVIGLLEDAGFEVVGAHEAAPKLLPEAGILTRARPGPDAAQMATLADAVSHRQGLEDLGQCCVISGDEVVAREDQRGTDAMLGELPPVPGGLFYKAPKPGQERRVDLPVIGPNTAVGAIRAGLSGIVIEAGGVMVLDREAVIEMLDAAGLFLWVRERDA from the coding sequence GTGCTGGCGCTGATCGCAGGGCAGGGCGATCTGCCCCGGGCGGTGACCGGGGCGCTGCCCGAACCGGCGCTGATCTGCGCCATGGAAAGCTCGCCCCCGAACCGGGTCGTGCCGGATCACCTGTTTCGCGTCGAGCAGCTCGGCAGCTTCCTGCGCTGGCTGAAGGCGCAGGGGGTGACGCGCGTGTGCATGTGCGGCGCGGTGGGGCGGCCCGAGATCCGCCTGTCGCGGCTCGACCTGCCGACCATCCTCTTGCTGCCGAAGATCCTGCGCGCGCTGAAGCGCGGCGACGACGGCGCGCTGCGCATCGTCATCGGCCTGCTCGAGGATGCGGGCTTCGAGGTGGTGGGCGCGCACGAGGCCGCGCCGAAGCTGCTGCCCGAGGCGGGCATCCTGACGCGCGCCCGTCCCGGGCCGGACGCCGCGCAGATGGCGACGCTGGCCGATGCCGTCAGCCACCGGCAGGGGCTCGAGGATCTCGGCCAGTGCTGCGTCATCTCGGGGGACGAGGTGGTCGCGCGCGAGGACCAGCGCGGCACCGATGCCATGCTGGGCGAGCTGCCGCCGGTGCCGGGCGGGCTGTTCTACAAGGCGCCGAAACCGGGGCAGGAGCGGCGGGTCGACCTGCCGGTGATCGGCCCCAACACCGCCGTCGGCGCGATCCGCGCCGGGCTCTCGGGGATCGTCATCGAGGCGGGCGGGGTCATGGTGCTGGACCGCGAAGCGGTCATCGAAATGCTGGATGCCGCAGGGCTCTTCCTGTGGGTACGGGAGCGGGACGCATGA